A segment of the Gossypium hirsutum isolate 1008001.06 chromosome D10, Gossypium_hirsutum_v2.1, whole genome shotgun sequence genome:
tggaaccaaattaaattaattaatgattcaagctTTTCATACTAAAGTATAtcatttttgctttaaaaaagtttaaaaatatatacaatttcaaatttatgtgctctaatatagaattagttatactgtaataagattttaatttgacatgtttaattttttaatttaactcgaataatttcactcgattcaactCAACTTGAATTCCATTCACTCGACTCaatcgaaaaaatttcaaatcaagttagaATGATACAATATaactcgtcaactcgattaactcaaaaaattttcattCGATTTAATCAAATGCTTACCTTtaaaatatctatatttttcaatccacaccattttgaaactttttttttctatattagaTGACAATTTCCTTTCTTTCTAAAATATTctgttcaaaatttttttaaaaatttaataaaaaataatcgtATCTTACTTAATCCACACGATTATTTTGtgtattgaaaattaaattatatatatgtttacaaaatttaaacaaaagtaaatatattttaattactagagGTGGGTTTGGATGGATAGCGTGTTTATCTGAAGTTAGTTTAAAAATAGTGATGATGGTGAAAATAGATATTGTAACGTacgataaaaaataaactaagcGCATCGCACCCCACCTCTAATCCAAAACTACcctaaatataatatattaattaaaaaatgttaGGTCCAAGGTCCACCTTGATAGGATAGGTCCATTCATCTAAGATGACGGTTTTATTGAACTTTTAAGGGAActgataaatttgaaatatttttaaaaagaaattgtgAGTTGAAACGAAATTGTACTCTACTAAAATATAGACTTGAGTACTTCTTtagaattttccctttttttcttgttgccatttttttcaaaataacatgTTATATTTAATGTTTCCCTTTTACTTCTTTAATATTTCCCTTTTCCATTTTTGGACGTTGAAATTAAGTACTTATATATAAGTTAAACTCAACTTCAATTGCTTGGTTTAGGTAAAGAACTTACActtacattaaaataaatttaatttttctcttaCTTTGTTTTGTTTGGGATAATGCCATATTTGGTAACTGTACTTATAAAATGTTTATTGTGATATtcgtattttgaaaatatttaatgtaGTACTTGAACtatcaatatatgttttattatggtACATATACTTTTGTACAATGTCCTATATGGTAATTGAACTTTGAAAGTGTGTAATGTGATATAAGAACTAACAATATGTGTTTTATTGTGATAATaggtgtaatgccccaaaatttctaattttgttattgtgaaaatatgatataaatatttgtttgctttagtggttaagtgttctaagAGTGTGTATGAGGTTTCAAGTTCAAGCCTTTGCTTGGAcaaattttagtattttgaaTTAATTAGGCTCTACTCTTatttagtaggcttttatttgattgttgggtaaattatattagaatgggtctgctggtttggtggttaaatggtgtgttattatggtggaggtcttgttTTCAAATTCCTTTTGGAAAGGGTATTATTTTTTGCTCAGATTTCGAGATAGATTTGTGTAATaaggggattctgagtagtggaggtgtagtgggaattaggggagaagattaagggattttggggactatcgggattttattttattttattctcataatCGAATTTTaactctcttttccaaaaaaattttgcCGTCTATTCTTTTCCCTCTCCTCTTGccgaaattctctgagtttttccatctttctcttctttttcttcttgatttttccctagtgctcgcttagtttcggtaagtgtttctcttcgttCCTATCATGAATCTCTCAACGactgaagtggtaatgtttttttCTCTGTGACTTGGGCATAGGGGGAGGCTCGGACaggtgaattcagtgttctcgtcTAAGCAATATTTAAACGGAGGGTTATcattggtggtaagttgggtttctgtttgttcttggttgtcaattcacttgtaaattcgttaaattgatgttgagtattttgattataggctttggagtgctcggggaatattttaacataaaaaaatcaggTGTGAAcccgaaacacaaaaaaaaagagggattcgacgaaaagctgaaattgcttgctgtttggacaaaagcagtaggctaactttgaaaaatcgccataaattgtggaaatcgaattagagaatgaaaaaaatatggaattaaatcttattgagtctagtttctcatagaagaaatggtgtaagtaatggaattgtaaatcatgatttataataaactttgtgagacaaggtcagaatgaattcgagttcccctattataactttggaaaatcatcaaaaattggagaaaaataattaggggttaaaatttacatgtttaaattattaatgagtctattttcaatagaaacaaatggaaacatcatccaaatttcttactaatagataattaatttttagcaaagaagggaccaagctgtcaaacagcagaacaggggtaattttgaagattttattgtacttattggctaaaccaaaaattttaaaaattttatggtataaaggtatttcagtctagtttcaaagacatgaagcggatcttaattcaaaattctgtagctcaagatataactaattagtaatagtgactcaagtagacggctttgaaggaacatataagtaattagtgaaaacatatatgaataattaactagcatgggttacattaaaaatggatcacgtggccaaggccaatttgggccgagtgggccacatgggcatgtgagcccatttttctaaaaatttcgggtcacccaagtcgactgtggacctactgtagggtcggtaagctttacttagacccctatatgtgtgatatgtctgtctgatttctataccgagcatgactaTGATGtttgaatgtatgtactattaattacataatgacatgacatattttgtatgttgcattgcaccagggtgggttgatgatatttggaggaagtgtctgaaaggctattaagcctgttatctgacAGCTCAGCTGCATCCTTctaattatgtgccgcatttcggtacagcatggtgtgtagggatgggtgggttgatttaatccccacatggtgtgtagggttggacggagatggtatgtagaggctggtgggtagaattctgatttactgtatttgtattctgtatctgatatgggccaaggccctaatatatttctgagactgtatctgaatgggctaaagcccaagctgattctgtgatgggcacgAACCCAAGACTAtatctaactgaattctgttgattatctatatgcatattttctgtggggattacacattgagtttgtgaaaactcaccctttctctttttaatctgtacaggtaatccccagacttgacgggtcGATGCAACGGAGGACTCGACAGTGGACACatgtaaattttagactgttttcccTTAAtgtctagaatttattacttatttggggtttttgatgtatcttctaaactatggactggttggctttaaattttggactttatactgttttttatagatttttttaaaactgcaactccacaaaacacggtttttttctaaaaactacggttttttgtaaataaaaatgattttccctaaattaattggttacaaaagcttccactaagagacaagttttaaagcaaatcaaatagttttttttaattaaataaaagctaacttactgtaacggtttttaaactcgataatcttgtcttcaaatctctttccatgtgacatcgccagattcggccataacgtctaggccgagtttggggtgttacacaaggaGTTAACATTGTTACTTAATTACTAAATCAACCAATAAAAATTGAACACGTagaattatttttatccaaatcatCAAGTCCACATAAATAGTATAAGATtatgtgaaaaattaaataaaaaaattaaattaaattaaattgaaaaaataactaaaaacatggttaataaaaatatattaagtaGATACAAAACTTACCTAAGAAAAAACGTCATTTTCTCCATTTATGTAAAGGGTAATCCTTTCCAAAGAGTTgagtatttacttcttttttattaactatatgtttaattaatttttaatttagtttgacattttgttttatttagttttggacataatattatattatttatgtggaCTTAATTAGGAATGGATCTAGGATTTTACTCCAAGGGAGAAAAGCTTCTAAATCCGAACAACCTTTTTTTTAAcgtaaaaattaatttaactataaaaagattaaaagaaaaaaaaccacactatataaaatcaaatatttctTTCCAATATTGCAATCAAGAGCTTGGGATTGAGAAGACCTGATAACTCGTTCAGGAGCTTGGGAAGATccgatatttaatttttttccactaATAACACAATGTTGAGGAACCAATTGATTATTATTGTTTTCTGACACCCTTTTCTTGAAAAAAGATTCGATCTTTTTGTTGATAATAATTTAATCGAAAAACCTGAAGACTGTAATAGTATattaaacaaaaacatattaggaaaaatgaaaaaaaataagtcaaataaataaagaacataatttatgcaaaaatatttaCCGAGAGGTCTTTAGCACAAGGAGCCAAGAGGAAGATACTTTGTAGTTTTTTACTCTGTGCTCACAGTCTTGGCATCaaactcctttctttttctttttttttggcagTGTCGACACCTTACCAGAGGAAGATAATTCCTTAGCAAGACatacaaataaaaatacaagAAAGTCACTAACCTAATACGTATAGGTATGAGCCAAAtcaattaattatgaaatttggTTTTAAGGTCCATATTAGGCCTCTAAGTTTAGCCTTTCAAGGTCcatcatatattaatattttcttattattaaagttatataattaCAAACTGAAAAATACTTtgttaatataaagtataatCTTATAACTTAAAGGGgcgaattttatgaaatataatttggccAAGGGGACTAATGTTATATAATGTGGACACTAAatctaaaatacatgaaatttatatataaaattaaaaaatctgaAAATTCTAAAGGCTCGACCGTCTCCCACACCCCCTGGATCCATCCTTGgatttaataatttgaaaatattttttctataaGTCAAATTTTTATTGGTTGGTTCAGTAATTCACTAatgatgttaaaataaaatatcataacagAACACATATTGATAGTTTAAGTACcacattggacattttatgaAAATACATGGaccataataaaacacatattaataACTTAGGTACCacattaaacattttcaaaatacatgtatcatattaactattttatgaaaatcCAAATATCTTATTAGCgtttttcttttgtcttttttcTCATTACAAATAACTACCCTAACATGAGTTATTGCCAAGGTATATAATAAAGGCCAAAGTTAATTgtgaaatttaataaaagtattCTCTTATAAGTTAAACAGAGAAAATTATatacaaatacaaaaaattaagggtaaactattaaaatagtcacttttgattacatcatattacattttagtcacttacgttaacgtgttgtaacattttactcactgagccattaattgttgttaacggtgtaacggtaagctgacgtggcacgttaagtcaccatttcaaaaaaaaagttaaattaaacaATTGGTCCTCATATtctttcgttttgagcaatttaatatttttcttttatgttcttttaactatatttttttctttagttttcattctcttttgcttcttcctctattttcttctcttctccatctcttttaatgtagtttttctatgttttccatttgttaaaactaaaggggaagaagaaaaagaaaagaaaaaaattaaattgttcaaaataaaagtatagggactagttttaacaaatggagaagggaggaaaacaaagtgagaagcagaagagaatagaaaataaagaaagttaaaagaacataaaaaatcaaattaaatggcttgaaatgaaaaaaatatggggaccaattgtataatttaacctaaattttttgtttgaaatgatgatttaacgtgtcacctcagcttaccgttacaccattaacaATAATTAATGGCTCAATtcctaaaatgttacaacacgttaacgtaagtgactaaaacgtaacatttcaaacataagtgactaaaatgcgatatgaggtaaacaaaagtaactattttgatagtttacccataAACCAAAAGCATATGGTAATCTACTAATAGAGGgttggattttaaattttattgaccAAAACTTAATCTCTAATTATAACATCATCTATCATGCGTATAAATTGAAATTGTAGGGATGATAGTGATAAATAGACTAGAATAACAACACTTGAAATTTCAAGGCAATATTATATCTATCATCTACTTATGGACTATTACGATTTTTTCCCACAAGTAATTAAGTTgacaattaatatttcaaatctaAAACTATTGCCATTTCTCATCCACTTATTAAActgatttcatttttttttgaaaaagacaaaaagaaaacCTTAAAAATGGTGACCTCCACCTTCTGAAACCTTATATGAATAAAGACAAAGAAAAAGGATGATTccattcaaaaaaattgaaaaaaaatcgaatttcaagttattcaaattattgagACAACTCAAATAAGAAATTCAAGTTTAAAGTtcgaatcaaattgaattttacaattcgaataactcaaattgtTGTGCgaaagcgtgtaaaagagtaaaattattgtactaaaaaatcacactaagttcaattcccaggaaagagaggtggatcataaggatcgcttaagtactaggtctttcctagccagaatatccctgaATCGTAATTttatagcacaataaatcactacaatcaccctcacaattcatgcagaataatacaataaagaacacaataatttaacgaggttcaacaaattttgcctacgtcctcgggcactaccaaatatatttcactccataatacaagtgaaaatttacaaagagagagagagagaaaacaatgtcTTAAGTAGAGAATGAAAAATTTGGGATGATGAAgaagagaaatggttaggcctatttatagttgaggtttagggatcaaaattgcaattatcttatgccaaatctcaatcccacttttggtgccttaaatctcagattttgatacccatatctttctgATACCATATATTTGACTTTCTATAAATATGGATgatttccaataatctccaccttgaagatttgattcgaataatcttatcttcacacaattctctctgcctttgtcaacaacacttgatagtgcctttttcaactgttaaacatgcagaatattaATAAGTTCAAACAATGTTTGAACTTGATTGTTCTTACCacattggtcatcatatctgtgggattatctgcagtcttaatcttctgaaggtgaattttcccctcatcaataatttcccgcacaaaatggaaacgtacgtcgatatgctttttacgtgcatgatagacttgattctttgctaaatgaatagcactttgactatcacaatacacgttaatatgctcctgaaccaatcccaaggttttaaccataccttgtaaccaaatagcttcctttacagcctctgttacagccatgtattcagcttctatggttgacaacgcaactatagactgcagtgtagacttccaaacctattggtcctccagcaagtgtaaacacataaccagtggttgatcttcgtttgtccaaatcaccggcataatcagaatcaacgtacccaataacacatttaccaagtgtagtatcttgcttgaacagtaatccaatatccatggtattctgaatataccgtagaatccatttcaaagcttgccaatgtccttttccaggattatgcatatacctgctcattatactaactgcctgtgaaatgtcgggtcttgtacacaccattgcatatatcaagctacctactgcattagaatacggaacttgtaacATTTATTCTTATTCCGTATTCGTCGAaagagatagttgtgcagaaagcttgaaatgagaagccaacggggtacttacagcttTTGTCTGCTCGGTCATGCCAAACTTCTGTAGTACCTTCTTCAAATGTTGCTTCTGAGACaaactaactctgccatgagctctatccctacatatttccatgccaagaatcttcttagcttcacccaGGTCTTTTACTTCAAACTCAAGggtgagttgagtcttcaatttcttaatttcaactttactcttagatgttatcaacatatcatcaacatataagagaaAGTACATGAAAAAACCTTCTTGTAGCTTCTAAAAATACacacaatgatcaaatttacttcttgtgtacctttgccctttcatgaactaaTCAAATCACTTGTACCACTACCTcagagattgtttcaatccataaagcgactttgtcagtttgcaaacccaattttctttatcagcaaccttgaatccatctagctgagtcatatagatttcctcttccaaatcaccgtgtaaaaatgcagtcttcacatcgagctgaaatagttcaagatcatattgcgcaaccaaggctagcaaaattcgaatagaTGAATGCTttacaactggagaaaacacttcattgtagtatattccttctttctgagcgtaaccctttgctaccaatctagccttgtatcgaacttcatttttaccaggaaatccttccttctttgcatatacccatttgcatccaattgccttttttcctttgggtagtgtcaccaactcccaagttcTATTTTTATGAaaagactgcatttcttcattcatagcttgcttccactttacaccatcagggttacttcttgcttctatgtaagtagaaggaatatcatcatctgcaattggaagtgcataggccaccatatcatcaaagtgagcaggcatacgaatctctcttcttggcctcttATATGCAATTGAATAATGTTgatgtagaagttcttgggttgaaacttcttcatcatttgttccttcaatattagttggatcatcattaaccttttcaagctccacttgctgcaaagtgccactggttttgttatccttttgtgaatccttgttcttcatcatggttgattcatcaaaagtcacgtCTCTACTGAAAataatcttccttgtatcaggacaccagataCGGTAGccttttactccaccagttatacccatgaataatgctttctttgctattgggtctaacttagattcttttacatgataatatgcagtggaaccaaaaacatgtaaaaaatcataatcagtagcaggtttaccaacccacctctccataggagtttttccatttattgcagctgatggcaaccgattaattagatggcacacatatgtaactgcctcagcccaaaattccttgcccaatccaacattggacaacatacatcgaactttctccagtatagtccgattcatatgTTCTGCCAtcccattctgttgtggtgtatctcgaacagtggagtgtcgcacaatgccttcatcttgacatacttgtagaaatggatcattcttgtactcagtaccattgtctgatcgaagtcgtttgacctttcgaccagtctgggtctccaccatcttctttcatttcagaaatgcatccaaaacttcattttttcttttcattagatacacccatacttttcttgaataatcatcaaaaaaagtaacaaaatagtgcatacctcccaaataagtcactttagtaggtccccacacatcactgtgaacgtagtccagaattccttttgtattgtgaattgctgaaccaaattttatcctTGTCTGCTTGccgttcacagaattccaatttgcaagaatttgcacctttcaacaagccttgtttCGCCAAACTCTACAaagatttttcaccagcatgtcccaatcgcatatgccataacctggtagcctctgaatctgcatctttcacagaagctgttgatgttgatccaataactgtacttccattaaAATAGTACAGGTTATTatttcttgtgcctttcatcatcgtcaataccccagctactacctttagtaatccatctctcaaagtgattgtgagccctttagattctaggacccctaatgagatgagatttttcttcaagctaggtatgtagTGAACATCTATCAAGACTTTAATTGAGTcatcgtgattcttcaattggattgtacctactcctattgtcttacaagcgctgtcattgcccataaaaacaactccaccttctagttctttaagactagaaaaccagtccttattaggacacatatggtaagtacatcccgaatccaaaatccactcatctgtatgGCATgtcattgccatgccaaccaagctaaagtctgactcatcatcatgctccgctacacatgcatcagaaatagccttgcccttttgtaacttaggataattctttttccaatgccctttctcacgacaaaaagcacattcatctttggcaggtctccctttggacttactccttctaccaTATTTGTTGCTGTGCGAAcaacctcttactgttaagacttctgtacttgtatctctgtgatcttttttatctttctttcgagtcttaGATCTATACAACGTACTACAGGCTacatcaaatgtgattgtatccttcccataaagtaatgtggtggtaagatgatcatattcatcaggaagagaattcaacaacagtaatgtcttgtcttcatcttcaaatttcttatccaaatttagcaagtctgctaaattttattgaatgagttcacatggtcattcatcgacataccgggtgcatacatgaatcgataaagtttctttttcatataaagtcaattttcaagactttttgttcgaaacttttcttccagtgtatcccagtacttcttcgctgatgtctccctcatggaagagtacttctgctctttggccaaacataggcgaactgttccacatgcctgtctattgatcttggcccactccttgtcatccatcttgtcaggtttttcttcaagggctatatctagctcttgctgacataagacatccaggatctcacattgccacatacaaaaattattggtaccatcaaatttctctacttcaaaatttgcattggtcacagtagtctttgcTAATGACGGTGCCttttccatttttctcctcaatcccaactattGTACCGTGAACAGTGCCGTGaacgatcgtattccccaagtacgaatctagctctgataccaattgttgtgcggaagcgtgtaaaagagtaaaattattgtactaaaaaatcacactaaattcaattcccaggaaagaggtggatcacaaggatcgcttaagtaccaggtctttcctagctagaatatccctcaatcgtaatttaatgacacaataaatcactacaatcacactcacaattcatgcagaataatacaataaagaacacaagaatttaacgaggttctgcaaattttgcctacatcctcgggcactaccaaatatatttcactccaaaatacaagtcagaatttacaaagagagagagagagagagaaaacaatgccttaagtagagaatgacaaatttgggatgatgaagaagagaaatggttaggcctattatagttgaggttcagggatcaaaattgcaattatcttatgccaaatctcaatcccacttttggtgccttaaatctcaaattttgataCCTATATCTTTTttatacccatatctttgactttctataaatatggatgatttccaattcaaataatttaaataacagaTTTATATGAATACCCTTTTAGTCcctgtcaagtttgaaaatgagtaaattggtcATCATACTAAaattaaagaaagtaaaaaaattaaaaattgtctagaataataattttgggatctaaataagttaattaatgattcaagtttatcatactaaagttttttttaattattattttgctttgaaaaaattttcaaatatatattgtttcagatttatgtgctctaacatgggattagttatactgtaacaagattttaatttgacatgtttaattttttaatttaactcgaacaatttcattCGATTCTATTCAACTCGACTCGActcaattcgaaaaaatttcaaatcgagttaagatgataaaataagactcatcaactcaattaactcgaaattttttcactcgattcgactcAATTTGATCGAACGTTCACCCCTAGGCTCCATTGTCCAAATCTTGAATTTCATACTTCTAATTCTAAATTTCATTACATTAAAATATGACATTAAGTATATTGTAATTTGatccctatattttaatttttaagaaattagtcattttacttcttaaatttgaaagttcaagttcaattgttaatacctttttttttgttaaattcaagttcattacaatgtcatttttttaattacatggttgtcaagtgattttttttattttaaaatgtcacaccaataaatctagaaaaaaattaacaatgataataattgaacttgaattttaaaatctgaaaatcAAAAGACTAAATTCCTGgttaaagtacaaggactaaatttcaaaattttaaagagtGCAAGAActtatatcatattttaaccatttcATTATTACTGAAACAAAGTTTCGTTTCTTTATATTACgaaaatttaattcataattcctctattttagtttattaaaatttagtttttatggTTTATGAAAATCGAAAAGTTAATGTAATTGGATGGTATTATTAAACATTATCATTAAATCAATGATGaaccaagataaaaaaaaaatagttgaatCATTTATAAGTACCATATTATCAAAAATCAACAAATCAAGTTTATATGTTAACCACCAAGAGAAGAGGACTCAATTATTGAAGTATGATGACCCACTTTTGATAAATTAAAGGGATTACCTtctcaattttcataaaagagAAAACTCATTATTAGACAAATTTCAAATGATAATCTTTTCGATTTCATACATTTAATTAgcatttgataaatattataGTATAAAATTAAGGAAAATATCATTAAAGATCtcataaattggaaaaaaattaaaatacaataaatcTAGCAAATACATACATACAGACTAGAATTCAAGGATGATACCATACACTTGACATCCTTAAATTTCCCTGTTTTCAACATTTACTCAAACAAACATTTGATCCATAGGGGAAAAAACATACAAATTGACCTTAACCAATATCTTGTGTTCATAtattcatgtcccagacatattaGGAATTGTCTGAATTAGAGTTGGAGGAATCAGCTGAAGGGTAGCCTATCCCATGGCGTGTGTTAGGGAATGCCATGAAGATGGTGCTGGAAATCACTCCGATAACCGGCGGTAAACTCATGAGCAAAGCCTTCTCAGTCGATTCGAAAGACGGATAAAAGCATTGTACGGTATTAGAATCCAACAAAGACAAGACAGCAAACACAATGACCGAGAAGAACGCATGAACGAAGTCAGCAAGCCTCAGCTTGTAGCTGGACAAGTTAACCGAACCCGAACTTGAACCCGAAAACGGCAAAAGACCGTTGATGGTGAC
Coding sequences within it:
- the LOC107915913 gene encoding protein DMP2; this encodes MTSSSSNSSISDKTFTGFGNLIKLLPTGTVFAFHFLNPVLTNNGQCSPVNKVFTSILLALCGFSCAFSCFTDSYKGSDGSVYYGIVTINGLLPFSGSSSGSVNLSSYKLRLADFVHAFFSVIVFAVLSLLDSNTVQCFYPSFESTEKALLMSLPPVIGVISSTIFMAFPNTRHGIGYPSADSSNSNSDNS